AGAACCCGTAGCCTAGAACGTTCGATGCGTGAGACGTCCGCGGCTTTGGCTGAAGCTACGGTCTATGAGGAACGAAATCGCATCGCTCAGGAGATTCATGACATTGTTGGGCATACACTCACATCGACGATTCTTCAAATTGAGGCAGGGAAGCGCCTGCTCCAGAAGAAAGATATTGATAGTGGTGTTCAACGACTGGTTGAAGCACAGGACCTTGTTCGGCATAGCTTGAATGAAATCCGCGGCTCTGTCCATATGCTGAAGGAGGACAAGTATTCGGACCTCACGGTCATGTTGAAGCAAATGATTCGTGATACAGAGCGTAATGCAGGCGTTGTCGTTCATGCCATTATTTATGATCTGCCGGAGGCCATGTCAACAGCCTATAAAAAGGCCATCTATCATGCTTTACAGGAGGGCTTAACGAATGGAATCAGACATGGTAAGAGTACGGAATTCCATTTTAGTCTGGAGTCTGTCGGAGCGAATTTGCAGTTTAGGCTCAAAGATCGTGGGTCAGGAGATAGTCACATAGAGATGGGCTTTGGACTTAGGACAATGAAAGAGCGGGTTGAGCAACTGGGAGGTAGCTTATCCATCGATTCAGAAATGAATGAGGGCTGTCTACTGGAAATCGATCTGCCAATGCGAAGGGTTGGGAATAGAAAATGAGTAAGATAAAGATTGTAATTGCCGACGATCAATTGTTGACGCGTGAAGGACTTCGTACCATTCTGGATCTGGAGGATGATATGGAGGTGGTGGGTGCTGCCAAGAACGGGGAAGAAGCCTGCGAGATGGTGGAAGCATTCCAGCCTGATCTGGTACTGCTCGATGTTCAAATGCCGGTTATGAATGGGATTAGTGCACTAAAACGAATAAAGCAGATTCGTCCGGACATATTCATTCTGATTTTGACCACTTTTATAGAGACCGATTATATTGTTGAGGGTATGGCATTCGGAGCAAGCGGCTATATGCTGAAAGATATGGATGCAGATAAAATGATTACCTCGATCCGTGATACGATATCAGGGCAATTTATCCTGCCAGCCCCGGTAGCTGCCAAATTGGCGACAAGGATGAATAGATTGACGGAGGAGCACGGACATTGGCAAAGATCCAATGTGGATCGTATGAGTCTGACAGAACGGGAGGAGGAGCTGGCGCAGCTCATTATCCGGGGACTGAACAACCGCGAAATCGCCGATACACTACATATCGCGGAGGGGACGGCGCGTAATTATATTAGTAATCTTTATAGCAAACTAGAGGTGGTTGACCGGGCTCAGGCTATCGTTCGACTTCAAAGCATGAGGTAACATTACAATTTTTACAGTTTCAGGACAATTCCCATATGTAGTGGAATCCTTGCTGAATATGAAATATACTTTTAAAGTCCAGCCGCAAGACAACTAGAATTTGAACTACGATTGGAGAAAATGAAACGATGTCTAATTTACCAAACTGTCCGAAATGTAATTCTGAGTACACGTATGAAGATGGAAGTTTATTAATTTGCCCGGAATGTGCACATGAGTGGACATTAGAATCAGAGTCTGAGAATAATGAAGATCAAAAGGTTATCAAAGATGCCAATGGCAATGTATTAAATGACGGCGACTCAGTAACTGTAATCAAAGACCTTAAGGTAAAAGGAAGCTCATCCGTTCTGAAGATAGGTACCAAAGTTAAAAACATCCGTTTAGTGGACGGAGATCATGATATTGATTGCAAAATTGATGGGTTCGGAGCTATGAAATTAAAATCTGAATTTGTTAAAAAGATATAAAAAGAAAGAATCAGCTTAACTTCGATAGAAGTAGGGCTGATTCTTTTTTTGAGATAATATTCAAAGTCGCGTCATCTTATGATCTCAACAATCTGGTTTCGTCCTGTATTTTTGGCTTGATATAAGGCTTTGTCCACAGATTCGAATAAATCATTTAGTTGATTTGTCGGGCTTTCTATATACTGCTCTGCAAAATTATTAATGGACAGAAGTCCCATGCTTACAGTGATCGATACAGAATGTACAACCTCACCCACATGTACTTTATTGGCCCCTATCATGAATTTGATATGCTCTGCCCAGCGGTTTGCTTGTGTATGGTTCGTATTTGGTAAATAGACGATGAACTCTTCTCCGCCATAGCGTGCAAGAATATCCGTCTCCCTCAGCGATTGCTTAATGACCTCTACCGTGCTACAAATTACGACATCGCCTACTAAGTGGCCGTAATTGTCATTCACCGTTTTGAAAAAGTCGATATCCAGTAGAATGATGGCAAAAGGCTGCTTCAAAATCATGTTTTCTATGATCTCACGCTCTAAGTGCTGTGTTAAGTAATGACGGTTATAACAACCTGTTAAGCTGTCGGTTATGGCCATATGCTTGAGTTTTTGGTTAGTTTGAGAAAGCTCGTTCTGAATTTTAATTAATGCTAAGTTACGCTCTTGCAGGACCTCGTTCTGCTGATTAGTCTCAGCTATGAGGCGCTGTAGCTCGCTTCTATCCTGAAACGTGAGGATCCGTCCAACCATGATCTCGCCTACGACAATTGGCGCCACTGTAATGTGGATATATGCATTGAACGAGGTGTAGAATACTTCAACTTCGCTTCTCTCCATGGGCTGGTTAAGATATGTATGATGGAACATACGGAAAGCACTGGCGGTCTGTCCCAAGGGGGTGAGAGTAGACAAGTCGAAACGATCACCGATCTGCAGATTGATTTTTGGAAAAAGCGCTCGATTGATTTCTACCACAGTTTCGTTATCATCTAGCACAAGAATGCCTTGTGTTAGTGTGTCAATGATATCCTGATGGGCGATGGTTACGAGATCAAATATTTTATCACGATGGATGGCAATGACGAAAAAGATTGCAGAGATTAGTATCCCTAGAGAGGTCATCCCCGGAATCACCGGCTGAGATTTAAGCAGCACCACATTAAGGAACACGTCGAGTAATACAAATACAGCCAGCACTAGCACACCTTTGAGTACGTGAGTAACCTGTTTTTTGATCCGCTGTGTGGCGTTTGATACTAGGGCTGAATAGATGATATGAAGAGAAATAACAATGACGCTGGCTAAGTAAATAATGAACAGCCAAAAAATCGGACCATAAGATCTTTCAATATATCCGCCATGCATGGGGAGGACAAAACTTTCATTTGGATTGGTGATCACCCCAAGTATGATTAATGCTGCGACAATGTATAGGATCAACATGTTCTTTTTTCGGAGGAGGTGTGATTTGCTAGTGAGTAATATCGTAAAAAGAAGCCATCCAATCGCCAACAAAACCGAGTCGATAAATGCGACCTTCACATAAAACAATTGAACACCGGGATCATCCGTCATTTTGATAGCAAATTGACAGAAGGGCCATAACATCATAGTAAAATGAAAAACCAAGTACGCCTTATGTAGGCTAGTGATTTTTACAGAAGCAAATATGTATATGAATAGAACGAACAGAACGAAGAATAATAATAAGTCAATCCATATCATGACATCCAATTTGGGAACACCTTCTTATATAAAAAAATAGGTTCATCTTTATTCGTTAAAGCTCGAAACCTTCTCCCACTCGGTTAACAGCTCCTTCACGCTCTGTGCGGACTGAGGCTTACTGAACAAGTAGCCTTGAATTTTATCGCAGCCTTGCTCTTGTAAATAATCGAGTTGTACAGTCTGCTCCACGCCTTCTGCAATAACACACATATTCATTCGTTTACCAATCATAATAATTTGTTCTACGAGAACGGCTTGATGTGTCCCTGTTTCAATGGAATCAATAAAGGACTTGTCTATTTTCAACGTAGAGATCGGCATATGTGTAAGATAGCTTAAGGAGGAATAACCGGTACCAAAGTCGTCCAATGCAATTTTGATGTTGTAAGCTCTGAGTTCAGCCAGTTTACTGCTCACATATTCGTAAGATTCAACCAGAACACTCTCTGTAATCTCTAGCTCTAAATATTCAGGCGCTAGCCCGGAGGTTTGTAAGGTGTCCAATACTAACTCGTTGAAGTCACTTTGCAGCAGCTGCAGCATTGAAATATTAACAGACATCGTTAGATGCGATAATCCTTGTTCATGAAGACTTTTCAGAAAGGTACAGGCCGTTCTTAACACCCACGCTCCAAGGGGAATGATGAGATGGGAATCTTCTGCTATTTTGATAAACTTATCGGGTGGGACCATTCCTAGCATAGGGCTGTTCCAGCGCAAAAGAGCCTCCAGTCCCGTCACCCTATTCTGAGTCAGATCAATCTGGGGTTGATAGAATAACTCCAGCTCATTTTTCTCTAAAGCGTTATATAACTGCTTCTCAATGTTCATTCGTTCAGTAAAGGTGTCATGCAATGGTTGATCAAAGACGATAATTTGGCCCTTTCCGGCTTCTTTGGCTTTATACAAAGCGATGTCTGCACATTTAAGGAGCTCCATGATAGTATTTCCGTGCTCGGGGTAAGTACTGATTCCGACGCTGAGGCTGACATGCAGTATACTCTCATCCATCTCAATGGCATCTTTAAAACCAGCAAGAATGTGGGAGGTCATGCTGTTTATGCTCTGTCGGTTCTCAATAGAATGTAAAAGAACGATGAATTCATCGCCGACGAAACGATACACATCGCCACTACTTCCAACTAGGGAGCTCAATCTCTCGCTAACCTTAACAATTAGCCGGTCACCGAATTCATGCCCCATCGTATCATTTACATATTTAAAGTAATCAATGTCGATGAACAATAGGGCAGCAGTATTGTTTAAATCCAGAATAGGAGGGCCATTCTCATATAAAGCAAATTTGTTGGGCAAGCCGGTTAATATATCATGATAAGCCAGGTATTGCATCTTTTCTTCATTTAAGGCTAGCTTTCGTTGATTCTCAATGAGCTGATCATATTGCTGTCTGAGTTCTTCTTCTGTAGCAGTGATTTCCTCATAGGCGGCCTCTAGATTTTCGTGTGCATTCACCCTATCCCTGTAGGCGAGGTCCAGTTTTTTTTCGACTCTTTTAATACGTTTGAGAGTACCTAGAATTAGAGCAAAGATAAGCAGTGCTGTTATAAGAATGAAGAACCAGCCTTTAATTATATTAATAAGTCTGATCCACTCTGGATCTTGCGTAAAAGTGGAAACAGCCTTGTCTGTTAGGGGGATCCATAGGCATCCTACAATAAAATATATGACGGCAATTTTTAAGGAACCCCGAACAGGATTGAAGCTTTGTTTGTTTATGGAGTTTTTGTGTTTGTTTCTTTGAAGCATATGACCCTCCTATATCAAGCATGAGAGCTACTTGTTGTAGATGATTTCAACATATTTCATCAAAATCCTCTATTTGTCAGCGATGTTCTGCAAATTTTAAGGATGAGTCTTTGGACAAGGTGGAGCTAGGCATTAATGCCTAGCTTTTTTAATGTTAACTTGTGTTATAATCAAACAAACAACTTGAAGAGAAAATTATAGTTAAGGGGGATTTGTAAGTGGAGATAGGGATCAGTACGTTCGTAGAAACAACACCGGATGTTCACACGGGGGAGTTAATAAGCCATGCGCAGCGATTGCGTGAGGTAGTAGAGGAGATTGTTCTTGCTGACCAGGTAGGATTAGATATATTTGGTGTGGGTGAGCATCACCGAAAAGATTATGCGGCGTCTTCTCCAGCAGTCTTGCTAGCAGCCGCTGCATCACAGACGACACGAATTCGGCTGACTAGTGCCGTAACCGTGCTGTCCTCTGCAGATCCAGTACGTGTATTTCAGGATTTTGCAACACTTGATGGAATCTCGAATGGACGGGCAGAAATCATGGCAGGCCGGGGTTCTTTTATCGAATCGTTCCCGCTCTTTGGCTATGATCTAAATGACTACGATGAGTTGTTCGATGAGAAGCTGGATTTGTTGCTAAAAATAACCGCATCGGAAAAAGTAACCTGGAGTGGAAATCACCGTCCTGCCATTAATAATCTAGGAATTTATCCGCGCCCTGTTCAGAATCCTTTACCCGTATGGATTGGCAGTGGAGGTAATACAGAATCGGTGATTCGTGCAGGTCTGCTCGGACTACCGCTTGTGCTCGCGATCATTGGGGGCAGTCCGCTGCAATTTGCGCCGCTCGTGAAGCTCTATAAGAAAGCAGCGGCTCAAGCTGGACATGATGTGTCGAAGCTTCCGGTTGCCTCACACTCGCACGGCTTTATTGCAGAGGATAATCAGCTTGCGGCCGATATGTTCTTCCCCTCTACGCAGGCTAGCATGAATGTGATTGGCCGGGAGCGAGGCTGGGGTCATTACAGTCGGGCAAGCTATGATGCCGCTCGCAGATTTGAAGGCGCCTTGTATGTAGGTGATCCAGATACTGTCGCTGAAAAGATCATTCACCTACGCAAACATGTAGGCATTACACGCTTTATGCTACATGTGCCGCTAGGTACGATGCCTCATAAGGATGTAATGAGAGCCATTGAGCTACTGGGTACTGAAGTAGCGCCAATCGTTCGAGCTGAGATCGCGAGATGGGAAGCAGAGGTTGAATCGAAATAATAAACGGGGCATCTCATATTGACCCAATCTAGATAAACCAGTATGATCTTACCAATTTATTATTGCTGTTGTAGATTGGGGAGGAGACTGAAGTGGAAGATCAAACCATAGCGAACAGACTTGAAGAATTAGGTATTGTCCTACCTAGAGCTAGTGAACCAGCGGCTAAATACGCTAACTACGTAATCGTTAATGAATTATGTTTTGTATCGGGAAAAGGACCAGCTGGCCATCCCAAAGGAAAGCTGGGTCAAGACTTCACCACCGAAGAAGGCTATGATTTCGCACGCCAAACTGGATTGGAGATCCTTGCCGTTCTTGAGTCAGCTTTAGGTTCTTTGGATAAGGTGAAGAGAGTAGTCAAAATTCAAGGCTTTGTGAACGCTGATCCCTTATTCGAAGAGCATCATAAAGTGCTCAATGGCTGTTCGGATGTATTGCTGGAGGTGTTCGGAGACAAGGGGATGCATGCCCGTTCTGTGTTTGGGGCTGTTTCCGTGAGAGATAACCTTCCGATCATCATTGATTCTATTTTTGAAGTGGATTAAAAAGAGGGCTGCGGCACCGAAAGGTGATCGCAGTCCTCTTTTTTAAAATATAGAATATGTTAAATCTTAATGTGGGACCGGAATTTCTTTTTCCATAATAAAATCATCCATGATGAATCCGTTCCCGATATCCGCAATTTGTTCCCGCACGGTCCGGAAGCCTTTTTTCTCATATACCGCAATACTGGATTCGTTATGACGATTGACCGTCAGCCAAATATGGCTTAGGTTTCGGTCTTTGCACAGCTTCTCTAGGAATGCCAACGCTTGGCTGGCATAGCTGCGTCCCCTGTACTCTTTGCCGATATAAAACTTGCTCAAGAAGAGCTTTCCCTCTTCTTGTCTGGCCGAAATATATCCGACTGCGGAGCCATCGTTATGGATCAAGTAATATTCGTAGCCCTGATGATGGATCTGATCCGTAATCGCTGGAATCGATTGGAACTTGCCAATCATGTAATCAATCTGCTCGATTGTAATAATGGAAACATAATATTCGCGCCATATTTCTGCCGCCAATCGAGCAACCTCAGCGGTTTCTTCCACTGTATTCACGTGTGGAAACATAAGCCTCATGACATGTGCCTGCCTTTCCTAGATCTCTCGCTTCAACCTATCAATTAGAATATCATAACTTATTATAGATGCTTAGTCGCAACTAGCGAAGCATGAAAGGTAAGTAACTTTTCCAGCTGCTTTTGTTGGCTTCTATCCTGTCCCTTAACTGTTAAGTTATGAGATTTAAAATATCATCCATTGCAAGCAGTGAAATATTGTTTTCCATATTATGTCGGGCACGTTTCAAGAACTCCCTAGACCAACCATCGAGTGCTTCAATATTTCCGTTTCGATAGAGAGCTGAATAAAGTATAGCTTGTCTCAAATCTAGAAATAGTGGTAGGTCTTTTAACAATCTTATATCAATCGTGTTTTGCTTTTCATAACCTTTCAAAAACGAAGTTAGATACCTTTTCACAAAAGTTGGAACATCTTCATCAGGACTAGGTACTGCAATGCCATAGAATAAATTAACAGAAATATCTTGCGTGAACCATCCGTATTGACATTCATCGAAGTCAAATACAGTGATGCTTCCATTTGGTTGAACTGTATAGTTACCAAAACAAAAATCACCATGAATAAGTCCGAAACTTTCACTATCACGTGATAATTTGTGGACCCTCTGCATCAAGGATTCAAAATGAGCAATTACAAGGCTCTGGGAAGAGGGAATATGAGTTATGAATTGTTGAAGATAACTATTTTCTTGCCAGTTGTATCGTGTTATCTCGGCTGTACTAGGAACGTATTCTTTAGCTAGTGCGTGCATTCTCCCTGCAATTTCCCCCAGTTTATTAAACTCTTCATTTTGAGATATTTCATCACTCCATAAGGCACCAAGACCTTTTTGGAATGCTACAACTAAAAAACTATTCATCTTTTCAATTAGCTCGCCGTTACTTGATTTCACCGGGGAGGCTACTGGAACACCGTTATTCGCAAGATATTGTATCCATTCTAGTTCACCTTGGATAAGCTCCAGCGTCCTGTGAGATTCATGTATAATCCGAATGATAAGATTCCGTGCCTCGTTATTACTTCCATAAGTGAAGTTTTGGTTCTTCCCCAATAAAATCAACTCTTCAGGCATGAACCCATACCTTTTTGCTGCTTCAGCTACAATCTTATCCGTAAATAAGATTTCAATTGATGGATTCATATTACACCTCATTATTTTTAATTTAAAGTGTTATCTCCCTTCTAGCTAATGCTTTATTAGCACTTCTTTACTCGAAGATTTCTCCCAATAGTATGGTTCATTTTTTCCGCCTCTTTCCATAAAGACTATTCTCGCTGAAACACAGCCCCAATAATTGTAACAAAACTAATTACCCTAATTTTAGTAATAATATATGAACGTATCAATCAACGAGGTGATGACATCATGAAGATTCAAAAGAAAGCGTTACTGCTTCTACCACTTACATCTATGCTCTACACAGCCCCGGCTCATGCGGCTACGATACCTCAGAATCAGGTTACAGGTGTTTTCCTGGATGATCGGCCGCTTGAATTAGAAGTTCAACCCTTGCTCATAAATGGTACAACGCTAGTTCCTATGCGTAAGCTATTTGAAGAACAGGGGGCGAAGATTTCATGGAACAACGATACCAAAATGGTTAAGGCCACCAAGGGAAATCTGGTACTGACCTATCAGATAGGAGATTCGACTGCTAATAAAAACGGACAATCCTTAAACTTAACTGTTCCGGGTCAGGTTGTCGGTGGTAATACGATGATGCCGCTGCGTTTTGTAAGTGAAGCTCTGGGTAGCACCGTGAAGTGGGATGCTAATACTCGGAACATCCGTATCTACTCAGCGGTGGATTACGACACGACGATTCTTTATGGAGTTAACCTGCGAAGTTCGCCGAATTCATCGGACCAGTCAGCTGTTCAGCAAATGTTGTCTGCAGGCGATAAAGTCCATGTCGTTAGGGAAGTGGATGCTTTCTGGTTAGAAGTGCGAACACAAGATAACAAGACGGGATACATATCTGCTAAACCCCAATATAGCAATTATACTAGCGAGTCGCTCGCAGAGAAGCAGGGAAGCGCGCTACTTGCTTACGGAGAGAAGTATCTGGGCACACCCTATGAATTTGGTGCAGCAACGAACCAGACGTCTACCTTTGACTGCTCTTCTTTCGTAGCGCATCTGTTTGATAATGTGTTGTCGGTGGATCTGCCACGCGCCTCTTATAATCAAGCCAAAGAGGGAAAACAAGTTGGAATCAACGAACTGCGTAAAGGGGATTTGTTGTTCTTCAGTGCACGTGGTCTCGACATTGGTCATGTTGCCATGTATGCAGGGAATAATCAGATCTTGCATACGTATTCTAAGGAGAAAGGCGTCCATTATGAAGCCCTAAGTGAGAAGTGGAAGAAGCGTTTTGTGACGGCACGTAGGTTCTTTTAGATTAGGCAGTAATTAGGCTATAATGATCACGATGAAGAAGCGTCCGAATACATTTGGGGGATGAAGCATAGTGACTAAAACAATCGTAGAAAAGCTGAACTTACAAAAATACAACCAAGTAGCGATATTGAATAAACCAGAGGGATCTGATTATTTAGCGGAATTGACAGGTTATGATACTTCGCTTGAACAAGCCTATGATCTTATATTTGCCTTTGTACTAGATATGTCGTCCTTACAAGAACTAGTGAACCGTGTGATTGAGCATCAGCATCTTCATAAGAATGGCTATCTCTTTGTGGCGTATCCTAAAAAGGGAAACAAAGTGTATCCGACCTTTATTCATCGTGACGACTTACTAGAGGGTCTGGGTAGTGATGAGAATGGATACATCGGGACAAGCAATATTAAATTTGCACGCATGGTAGGATTGGATGATGTCTTTACCGTTGTGGGGTTAAAAGAGGATGCTAAGGGTAAAGGTCAGCTTTCCAATACCCCCAGTCAATGTGTGGATGATTATATCTCCTTCATTCCAAATGTGGAACAAGATCTGAAGGAAACACCAGAGCTGCTTACGATCTATCAATCGCTTACTCCGGGATACCGTAAAGATTGGGCTCGATATATCTATAGTGCTAAACAAGAGGCAACGAGAGATAAGCGCAGAGAGGAAATGAAGATGATTCTAAAGGCCGGATATAAGAGTCGGGAGCTATATCGGCAAGGATCCACTTTATAGCGTATCAACATTCGCACCGTCACCAAAAGCATATTATAAAAATAAAAAAGAGATGGTACAGGATTTCTCCTGCGCCATCTCTTTTCGTGCTGTTTATTTTATTTCATAAATCTTGTAAAGCTCATCAAGCATAAGGTTAGCTGCGATAACGCCACCAGATGTATTCCAGATCGCGTCGCTTACTCTGATTGCTTTATTGTTCTTAACAACATTAAGACTTTGCCAGAGTGGATCTTTCAGCATTTCTTGCTCCATCTCGGTGCCTTTGCCGTCACCAGTGTCGTAAGTGAAGTAGAACAACATGTCTGCATCTACTTCCGGAAGACGCTCTTTGGTAATCTCTTCAACAAATGTATCGGTGTACTTCTGATTGTCAGGACGAGTGATACCTAGCTTGGAGAAGGCGATTCCTGTGAAGGTATCCTCTAGGTAGATACGTGTCTTTCCTGCCATAAAACGAACGACAGATACTTTCTGGTTTAGCTTGTCACCTGCTTTTGCTTTGAAATCTGCAGTGCGGCTATCGTATTCGGCAATCTGTTTTTTGCCTTCGTCAGTTTTACCTAAAGCTTCAGCATAGAGCAAGAAGTTCGATTGCCATTCGCCACGAAGCGTTTCAGAGAAGACGGTCGGTGCAATGGCTTTTAGCTGGTCGTATACTTTTTCCTGACGCAATTTATTCCCGATGATTAGATCAGGCTTAAGACTGGCAATGAGTTCAAGGTTTGGCTGGCTTTCTTCACCAACGACAGTTACACCTTCCATATCCGCTGCGATGTGTTCATACCACGGATCACCTGTCCACGATTTAACAGCTCCTACTGGCTTCACGCCAAGGGCCAGCAAAGCCTCCGTTCCTTCATTCGTTAGTACGACTACACGTTTTGGTGTTCCTGTAATCGTAGTTTCTCCCATAGCGTGTGTTACTTTATGTTCTTCTCTTGAGTTGGCTGCATTAGATTCAGCTGGACTAGCTGTATTACTATTATTGGACCCTGCTTGACCACAACCTGACACAATGACAGTCAAGGCGAGTAAAGCTGCGGATACAGTTAAAGAAAATCGTTGTTTTTTTATAACGGAAAACATTTATTAACCCCCTATATATTATGAAAATGATTCTCACTTACGCTGGAAAAAACTATAACAACTTAAAATCTTAAAGTCAACGATTTTTATGATAATGATTATCAGCTTCATTGACAGCCTTTACCTCATGACCTAAAATGTCTTAGAAACCTGATTGGTTTATATGTAAATTAATCATAGGATAATAGGAAAGAGGAAACTATGAGCACTCTACTTACCACGCGATCGCAGAAGGTTGTCGGATTACTGATAGGTCTGTTGTTATTAGTTGCCGGAATTGTATGCAGTATCGCCTTTGGCGTGACCAATATTAGTTGGCATACGATTGCCCAATCCTTCACGGATTACAATGGTTCACAAGAGCATTTGATTATACAGACAGCTAGAGTACCGCGAGCTTTCATAGCTGCGATAGCTGGAGCGAGTCTCGCTGTTGCAGGCTCCTTGATGCAAGGCATCACACGCAATCCCTTAGCTTCACCGAGTCTCTTCGGCATTAACGCAGGAGCAGCCTTCTTCATTGTTGCGGGCTCTGCTTTTTTCGGTGCCAGTGGTCTGACCACCTTTGCAACACTAGCTTTTATCGGCGCGGCAGTTACAGCCGCCATTGTATACATACTCGGCTCCATTGGAAGCGATGGACTGACTCCCCTTAAGGTTACACTCGCGGGTGCTGCAATGACTGCTTTTTTCTCCTCTTTATCCCTTGGTTGCTTGTTAACCGGTGGGCAGACCTTTGATCAAGTCTTATATTGGTTCGTCGGTTCTGTTGCTGGCCGGGACATGGGAATATTCACTACGGCTGCACCTTATATGGGTATAGCGCTGTTGGGGGCTTTTGTAATTGCTAGACATATGAACTTGCTTACGCTGGGGGAAGATGTTGCTACAGGGCTCGGACAGAAGACGATCTTCATTAAACTAGCTGCTGGGATTATCATTGTCTTGCTTGCAGGGGGTTCTGTATCGATTGCAGGTCCTATAGCTTTTGTAGGTATTGTAATTCCACATATTACACGTTACTTGGTAGGCCTGGACTATCGCTGGGTTATTCCTTACTGCGCTATACTTGGGGGTATTTTACTGCTTGGCGCAGATATTGGATCACGGTACATTGCATTTCCGAAGGAAATACCTGTCGGCGTTATGACTGCTATTCTCGGGGTCCCTTTCTTCGTATACATTGCCAGAAGAGGGGATGCCTAATATGGATAAATGGATGACCCTTAGAGGTCGTAATCACTCTTTTCAAATTAGTCGTAGAACATTAATCATGATTTTGTTGCTGCTAGCCGCTAATGTAGTTACGATGATCATCTGTGTAGGACTGGGTAGTACTTTTATTAGTCCGATTGCCGTTATTCGAACGCTTTTCGGTATGGGCGATCCATCCGATGCGATGATCATTTTCTCCTTAAGAATGCCTCGTGTCGTCGTTGCGGTGATGGTCGGTGCGGCACTAGCCATCTCTGGAGCATTGTTGCAGGGCATCGTTCGCAATCCACTCACTTCACCTGATATTATAGGGATTTCGGGTGGTGCATCGCTTGGAACCGTGATTTTTATTCTGTATTTCTCTCATGTAAGCATCCGCTTCATGCCTATTAGTTCGATTGCCGGGGCTTTTGGGGCAGCACTTCTAATCTATCTATTCGCATATCGACGGGGGATTACTCCACTTCGGCTTGTGCTGATTGGGATCGGAATGTCTACGGCGATAACAGCAGTTACGTATATGTTGATCCTCTCATCATCGTTTACGCCGACGGCCGTAGCGGTCAAAGCATTCACCTTCATGACAGGAAGTATATATGGTGTATCTTGGGACCGAGATGTGCTAACGATGTTACCCTGGATGGTTATTCTGATTCCTGCTGCATTAATTTATGCTAGGCACCTGAATGTACAAGAGCTAGGGGATGAGGTAGCTACGAGTGTTGGTAGTTCAGTCCAAGTCAAAAGAACGATTCTGCTCCTTATCAGCGTTGCCCTTGCAGGGGTAGCTGTTGCCATT
This window of the Paenibacillus sp. FSL R10-2734 genome carries:
- a CDS encoding response regulator transcription factor, which produces MSKIKIVIADDQLLTREGLRTILDLEDDMEVVGAAKNGEEACEMVEAFQPDLVLLDVQMPVMNGISALKRIKQIRPDIFILILTTFIETDYIVEGMAFGASGYMLKDMDADKMITSIRDTISGQFILPAPVAAKLATRMNRLTEEHGHWQRSNVDRMSLTEREEELAQLIIRGLNNREIADTLHIAEGTARNYISNLYSKLEVVDRAQAIVRLQSMR
- a CDS encoding zinc ribbon domain-containing protein YjdM, producing MSNLPNCPKCNSEYTYEDGSLLICPECAHEWTLESESENNEDQKVIKDANGNVLNDGDSVTVIKDLKVKGSSSVLKIGTKVKNIRLVDGDHDIDCKIDGFGAMKLKSEFVKKI
- a CDS encoding diguanylate cyclase; amino-acid sequence: MIWIDLLLFFVLFVLFIYIFASVKITSLHKAYLVFHFTMMLWPFCQFAIKMTDDPGVQLFYVKVAFIDSVLLAIGWLLFTILLTSKSHLLRKKNMLILYIVAALIILGVITNPNESFVLPMHGGYIERSYGPIFWLFIIYLASVIVISLHIIYSALVSNATQRIKKQVTHVLKGVLVLAVFVLLDVFLNVVLLKSQPVIPGMTSLGILISAIFFVIAIHRDKIFDLVTIAHQDIIDTLTQGILVLDDNETVVEINRALFPKINLQIGDRFDLSTLTPLGQTASAFRMFHHTYLNQPMERSEVEVFYTSFNAYIHITVAPIVVGEIMVGRILTFQDRSELQRLIAETNQQNEVLQERNLALIKIQNELSQTNQKLKHMAITDSLTGCYNRHYLTQHLEREIIENMILKQPFAIILLDIDFFKTVNDNYGHLVGDVVICSTVEVIKQSLRETDILARYGGEEFIVYLPNTNHTQANRWAEHIKFMIGANKVHVGEVVHSVSITVSMGLLSINNFAEQYIESPTNQLNDLFESVDKALYQAKNTGRNQIVEIIR
- a CDS encoding EAL domain-containing protein, which translates into the protein MLQRNKHKNSINKQSFNPVRGSLKIAVIYFIVGCLWIPLTDKAVSTFTQDPEWIRLINIIKGWFFILITALLIFALILGTLKRIKRVEKKLDLAYRDRVNAHENLEAAYEEITATEEELRQQYDQLIENQRKLALNEEKMQYLAYHDILTGLPNKFALYENGPPILDLNNTAALLFIDIDYFKYVNDTMGHEFGDRLIVKVSERLSSLVGSSGDVYRFVGDEFIVLLHSIENRQSINSMTSHILAGFKDAIEMDESILHVSLSVGISTYPEHGNTIMELLKCADIALYKAKEAGKGQIIVFDQPLHDTFTERMNIEKQLYNALEKNELELFYQPQIDLTQNRVTGLEALLRWNSPMLGMVPPDKFIKIAEDSHLIIPLGAWVLRTACTFLKSLHEQGLSHLTMSVNISMLQLLQSDFNELVLDTLQTSGLAPEYLELEITESVLVESYEYVSSKLAELRAYNIKIALDDFGTGYSSLSYLTHMPISTLKIDKSFIDSIETGTHQAVLVEQIIMIGKRMNMCVIAEGVEQTVQLDYLQEQGCDKIQGYLFSKPQSAQSVKELLTEWEKVSSFNE
- a CDS encoding LLM class flavin-dependent oxidoreductase; protein product: MEIGISTFVETTPDVHTGELISHAQRLREVVEEIVLADQVGLDIFGVGEHHRKDYAASSPAVLLAAAASQTTRIRLTSAVTVLSSADPVRVFQDFATLDGISNGRAEIMAGRGSFIESFPLFGYDLNDYDELFDEKLDLLLKITASEKVTWSGNHRPAINNLGIYPRPVQNPLPVWIGSGGNTESVIRAGLLGLPLVLAIIGGSPLQFAPLVKLYKKAAAQAGHDVSKLPVASHSHGFIAEDNQLAADMFFPSTQASMNVIGRERGWGHYSRASYDAARRFEGALYVGDPDTVAEKIIHLRKHVGITRFMLHVPLGTMPHKDVMRAIELLGTEVAPIVRAEIARWEAEVESK